The sequence GTCGTGGTCATGCGGTCCATGCCGGGGAGCGCGCCGACGATGTTCGGGACGGGCATGTTCGGGTTTCCGACGGAACTGAGCTTGAGGTTCTTCGAACGCTCCTCGTGGAGGATGTCGAGTCCCCAGAACGTGTGGAAGACGGTCACCTCGTAGCCGAACGCGGCGGCGGTGCTGGCGAGGATGAGCGGCGGATACGCCATGTCGAGCGTCCCCTTCGTCGCGATGATGCTCATCTTCTTCGTCTCGTCCTCGGCCGTGGCCTCGGCGACCCGCTCTTCGAGTTCGGCGACACGTGCGGCCAACTCCGCGCGTGAAGGCGCGCCGTCGGACGACGCGTCAGATGTGTCCGCGCTCATCGTCACTCCGTCTTGCGGACGTAGTGTCTGTACACGCCGTCGCCCTCCTCCTGTTCGACGAGTTCGACGCCTTCAGTTCCGGCCGCCCACCCGTCGATGTCGCTCATGCTTCCCGAATCAGTCGCGAGCACTTCGAGAACGTCACCCTCGTCGAGAGCGTCGATGGCGGACTTCGTCTTTACCACTGGCATGGGACACGATGCACCTTTCACGTCGAGCGTCTCCGTGATGTCGAATTCAGCACTCATGGTTTGTTCGCTCCGTCTCTCTGTATTGGAGCTAACGCACAATACCCCCTGCCGAAGTAAAAGATTGTCGATTATTGTAACCGCCACCAACAACTGCACCTTGGGTTTCTGGAGTACGATGGATATGTCGGCTCATCTGGGGCGTGTGAAGGGATATCGGAGTCAGTAGGGGATTGCAGTATTGCTCGATGAGGGAACTACTATGCAAATGCTTTTATGCGCCCAACCGGTAGAGACGACTGCACAACATGAACGCCGACGACTTCCCAACTCCGGACATCGACGTGGAATCCGTCGAACCGGAATCGCTCAAAGACCGTATCGACGCCGGCGAGGACGTCACGCTCCTCGACGCGCGCATGCAGTCCGACTACGAGGAGTGGCGTATCGACGGTGAGAACGTGACGACGATCAACGTCCCGTACTTCGAGTTCCTCGAAGACGACATCGGAGACGACGTTCTCGACCAAATTCCGGACGACCGCGAGGTGACTGTCCTCTGTGCGAAAGGCGGCGCCAGCGAGTACGTCGCGGGCACGCTCGCAGAGCGCGGCTACGACGTCGACCACCTCGAAGACGGGATGAACGGCTGGGCGAGTATCTACGAGGCCGTCGAGGTCGAACGCTACGATGGCGCGGGCACCCTCCTCCAGTACCAGCGTCCCTCCTCGGGTTGCCTGGGCTATCTCCTCTACGACGACGGCGAAGCCGCTATCATCGACCCGCTGCGCGCGTTCACCGAGCGCTACTTGGACGACGCAGAGGACCTCGGCGTCGACCT comes from Halopelagius inordinatus and encodes:
- a CDS encoding sulfurtransferase TusA family protein; amino-acid sequence: MSAEFDITETLDVKGASCPMPVVKTKSAIDALDEGDVLEVLATDSGSMSDIDGWAAGTEGVELVEQEEGDGVYRHYVRKTE
- a CDS encoding DsrE/DsrF/DrsH-like family protein — encoded protein: MSADTSDASSDGAPSRAELAARVAELEERVAEATAEDETKKMSIIATKGTLDMAYPPLILASTAAAFGYEVTVFHTFWGLDILHEERSKNLKLSSVGNPNMPVPNIVGALPGMDRMTTT